The window aatgaagctacaagttgttttcaacatcaatgGAGTTCTTGAGGGGTTTTTTCAGGGTCGAAACGGATTAAGGCAGGGAGACCCGCTTTCTCCCTACCTTTTTGTGCTTAGTATGGAAGTTTTGTCTAGTTTCCTAAAGGCTAAACttaactctgatgattcctttAATTTTCACTGGCGCACCAAACCTTTACAGCTCAGTCATGTAATTTTCGCCGATGATATTTTTCTGTTCTGCAAGGGTGAGTCTAATTCGATAAGACTTTTGCTCGACTCTGTTCTGCAATTTTCTGGTGTTTCTGGACTGCAGCTgaataaagaaaaatgcttggGTTTTTTCTCTTGTGTCCCGAATAATGTCATCTCTCATACGCTTAATCACTATGGTTTTCAATTGGGAAGTTTGCCTATCTCCTACTTAGGATTACCTCTCATTACTAGCAGGCTTAATGAATCCATCTGTGCTCCCTTGATTCAGAGGCTGAGTCGAAAGGTTGAAAGTTGGACGGTTCGACATCTCCGATATAGTGGTCGTCTTCAATTGATAAAAACGGTCTTACAAGGGATACAGAGCTACTGGTCCTTGTATTTATTTCTTCCTGTTGGGGTTCTTAAGAGAATTCAGTCCATTCTTGCTCGTTTTCTCTGGGCTGGTGATTTGCATTCCAGCTGTCACTATAAAGTCGCCTGGGCTGATTGTTGTTTCATAAGGGAGGAAGGTGGTTTGGGGTTGCGTGATTTGTTCGATTGGAATAAGGCAGCAATTTTATTTCAAGTATGGAGATTAGCTCATCCGAATCCTTCTTCTATATGGCTGCTCTGGGTTCATTCTTGTATGTTAAAACGTAAACACTTCTGGACAACTAAGATCCCGTACAAATGCCCTtggaatttaagaaaaattctcAATCATCGTCGGGAAGCTCTGAGATTCATCTCCTGTAAGGTAATGGCTGGCTCCTCCTTTAAATTCTGGTATGACCCGTGGCTTATCTCTGTCCCCTTGATTGAGAGATTTGGTGATGGTATTATTTCGGTGATGGATTCTTCTCATGAAGCTACAGTCGGTTCTGCTATTGTTAATGGCTACTGGGCTGTTTCTAGCTCGAATGATTTTAGAGCCACTCAAATTCGCTCTTTGATTTCTTCTTGCTCTATTGCAAGACAAGATGCTGTGGTCAATTTAAGAGTAATTTGGGAGTCTATCCGCAGGCGAGGACCCTCCTCTCCGTGG of the Daucus carota subsp. sativus chromosome 4, DH1 v3.0, whole genome shotgun sequence genome contains:
- the LOC135152123 gene encoding uncharacterized protein LOC135152123; translation: MKLQVVFNINGVLEGFFQGRNGLRQGDPLSPYLFVLSMEVLSSFLKAKLNSDDSFNFHWRTKPLQLSHVIFADDIFLFCKGESNSIRLLLDSVLQFSGVSGLQLNKEKCLGFFSCVPNNVISHTLNHYGFQLGSLPISYLGLPLITSRLNESICAPLIQRLSRKVESWTVRHLRYSGRLQLIKTVLQGIQSYWSLYLFLPVGVLKRIQSILARFLWAGDLHSSCHYKVAWADCCFIREEGGLGLRDLFDWNKAAILFQVWRLAHPNPSSIWLLWVHSCMLKRKHFWTTKIPYKCPWNLRKILNHRREALRFISCKVMAGSSFKFWYDPWLISVPLIERFGDGIISVMDSSHEATVGSAIVNGYWAVSSSNDFRATQIRSLISSCSIARQDAVVNLRVIWESIRRRGPSSPWIPLIWSKFNIPSCSFISWLACRNRLSTKDRLFNIQQVVDPLCCLCRSNAESAEHLFTSCPYTYLVLRACPFDLFINWNAWMLGNFFTDALTNFQKQMAFLYITTAIYSIWKERNRRIHDDSSMSVDNIIRLVKRMFREKLFSCPEFRRKVHVEPHLSQLLF